A section of the Kribbella voronezhensis genome encodes:
- a CDS encoding SDR family NAD(P)-dependent oxidoreductase: MNPDLGTALLVGGSSQLGFAVLTELLGPSPRRVVLAGRPSEGLWRHADQLRDAGYQVSTAQYDASHEAAGTDGLLEHLTADHQLGLVVIAVGALSADSFADALVVNGLAVAVLVQTLIGRMSDAGSGQLVLLSSAAAARPRRSVMAYSLGKQLADSTALLLAPQAAAAGVRVLVVRPGFVATRMTEGLDRPPLWTTPAKVASQVARAIAGHRVVVWVPRSMALVVRVLRWLPSALIPAGLR; encoded by the coding sequence GTGAATCCGGACCTCGGTACCGCCCTGTTGGTCGGAGGTTCGTCGCAGCTCGGCTTCGCGGTGCTGACGGAGTTGCTCGGACCGTCACCGCGCCGGGTGGTGCTGGCCGGCCGGCCGAGCGAAGGACTCTGGCGCCATGCCGATCAGCTGCGCGACGCGGGGTACCAGGTGTCGACCGCGCAGTACGACGCATCGCACGAGGCCGCCGGGACCGACGGGCTGCTCGAACATCTCACCGCCGACCACCAACTCGGACTGGTCGTGATCGCGGTCGGCGCGTTGTCGGCGGACTCGTTCGCCGATGCGCTGGTGGTGAACGGCCTCGCGGTCGCGGTGCTCGTACAGACACTGATCGGGCGGATGAGTGATGCGGGCTCAGGGCAACTGGTGCTGCTCTCGTCCGCCGCGGCCGCCCGGCCGAGACGGTCCGTCATGGCCTACTCGCTCGGCAAGCAGTTGGCGGACTCGACAGCCTTGCTGCTGGCCCCACAGGCGGCGGCCGCCGGCGTACGGGTTCTGGTGGTCCGGCCCGGCTTCGTCGCGACGAGGATGACCGAGGGGCTGGACCGGCCGCCGCTGTGGACCACCCCGGCGAAGGTCGCGAGTCAGGTCGCTCGCGCGATCGCCGGGCATCGCGTCGTGGTCTGGGTGCCGCGATCGATGGCTCTGGTGGTCCGGGTACTGCGGTGGCTGCCGAGTGCGCTGATTCCGGCCGGCCTGCGCTGA
- a CDS encoding alkaline phosphatase family protein: MGLPDLIRGGVVAALIATAVACGAHAATQGSSSPSPSPSPSPSAPKSETVSKNDKCPPAAPGQAAAPPINPAKITKLLVVVLENKNACATVKGMPYLAGLADKYATAARYYAMAHPSLPNYLTLAGGSTFGIRDDRSPAAHKLPGQSVFGQVLAAGEIAKTYAEDMKSNCQLEQGKHDTYAVRHNPWLYFVSDAERQACQQYDVPAGTPEAGAFHDDVANGTLPTFGFLAPNLCDDAHDCPLGSANTWMKTWFEPLLAGPDFTSGHLLVLITFDEDDKHAGNRVLMVAVHPSLHHLVVDTRLDHTATSKAVSTLVSAPPLREAANAPDLYTTLGLTH; encoded by the coding sequence ATGGGTTTGCCAGATCTGATTCGCGGCGGGGTCGTCGCCGCGCTGATCGCAACGGCGGTCGCCTGCGGGGCGCACGCGGCCACGCAGGGATCGTCATCACCGTCACCGTCACCGTCACCGTCGCCGTCGGCGCCGAAGAGCGAGACGGTCAGCAAGAACGACAAATGTCCGCCGGCCGCGCCCGGTCAGGCGGCGGCGCCGCCGATCAATCCGGCCAAGATCACCAAACTCCTGGTGGTGGTGCTGGAGAACAAGAACGCCTGCGCGACCGTCAAGGGCATGCCGTACCTCGCCGGGTTGGCGGACAAGTACGCGACGGCCGCCCGGTACTACGCGATGGCGCATCCCTCGTTGCCGAACTACCTCACCCTGGCCGGCGGCTCGACTTTCGGCATCCGCGACGACCGGTCGCCGGCGGCCCACAAGCTGCCGGGCCAGTCGGTCTTCGGCCAGGTCCTCGCGGCCGGCGAGATCGCGAAGACCTACGCCGAGGACATGAAGTCGAACTGCCAGCTCGAGCAGGGCAAGCACGACACGTACGCCGTACGCCACAACCCGTGGCTCTACTTCGTCTCGGACGCCGAGCGGCAGGCCTGCCAGCAGTACGACGTACCGGCCGGAACTCCGGAAGCGGGGGCATTCCACGACGACGTCGCGAACGGCACCCTGCCGACGTTCGGTTTCCTGGCGCCGAACCTGTGCGACGACGCCCACGACTGCCCACTCGGCTCGGCCAACACGTGGATGAAGACCTGGTTCGAACCTTTGCTGGCCGGCCCGGACTTCACCTCCGGCCACCTGCTGGTCTTGATCACCTTCGACGAGGACGACAAGCACGCCGGCAACCGGGTCCTGATGGTCGCCGTCCACCCCTCCCTGCACCACCTGGTCGTCGACACCCGCCTCGACCACACCGCCACCAGCAAGGCCGTCTCCACCCTCGTCTCCGCCCCTCCTCTCCGCGAGGCCGCCAACGCCCCCGACCTCTACACCACCCTCGGCCTGACCCACTGA
- a CDS encoding decaprenyl-phosphate phosphoribosyltransferase — MTALRDAPVIARPARLRSFVQLSRPQQWHKSLMLFAAPFAAGVIDQRWALIRVCWAAAAFTLLSVAVYATNDVQDAPDDRRHPRKQNRPVAAGTISPRLALGWAASTAVAGVVAMVPLGWPVVILGVAYLGSQLLYVFGLKHVAVVDVVVVATGFVLRAAAGAAAVRVPVSNWFLLVSLFGALFLVAGKRRAERSAPSSNGQTRPVLAAYSAAWLDQLLTVALLGASMSYGLWAFQYLGTDVYHQLLALSFLPFLTGLLRYGLLVSTGSGELPEHELFRDRVLLTAGVLWSLLVAAGLYLA, encoded by the coding sequence ATGACCGCTCTCCGTGACGCGCCGGTCATCGCCCGCCCAGCCAGGCTGCGGTCCTTCGTCCAGCTGAGCCGCCCACAGCAATGGCACAAGAGCCTGATGCTGTTCGCCGCGCCGTTCGCGGCCGGCGTGATCGATCAGCGCTGGGCCCTGATCCGGGTCTGCTGGGCAGCTGCCGCCTTCACCCTGCTGTCCGTGGCCGTCTACGCCACCAACGACGTCCAGGATGCGCCCGACGATCGCCGCCACCCCCGGAAACAGAACCGCCCGGTCGCTGCCGGCACGATCAGTCCCCGGCTTGCCCTCGGCTGGGCCGCCTCGACCGCCGTCGCAGGAGTTGTGGCCATGGTGCCGCTGGGTTGGCCGGTGGTGATCCTCGGCGTCGCCTATCTCGGCTCACAGCTGCTGTACGTCTTCGGTCTGAAGCATGTCGCGGTCGTGGATGTGGTCGTCGTGGCCACGGGATTCGTACTGCGTGCGGCGGCCGGTGCCGCCGCCGTTCGGGTGCCGGTCTCCAACTGGTTCCTGCTGGTCTCGCTCTTCGGCGCGTTGTTCCTCGTCGCGGGAAAGCGGCGGGCTGAGCGATCCGCTCCATCGAGCAACGGGCAGACCAGGCCGGTGCTGGCGGCGTACTCGGCGGCCTGGCTCGATCAACTGCTGACCGTGGCTCTGCTGGGCGCCTCCATGTCCTACGGCCTGTGGGCCTTCCAGTACCTCGGCACCGACGTCTACCACCAACTGCTCGCCCTCTCGTTCCTGCCCTTCCTCACCGGCCTCCTCCGCTACGGCCTGCTGGTGTCGACCGGCTCCGGTGAACTCCCCGAACACGAACTCTTCCGCGACCGCGTCCTGCTGACCGCCGGGGTTCTGTGGTCCCTCCTGGTCGCAGCGGGCCTCTACCTGGCCTGA